ACCCGCCGGCACCTCCCCGGCCGAGCACCTCTTGGTTGTGCCCGATCTCGGTCTCGGCGACGGGCAGGTGCTGGTGTCGCTGTGGCTCGTGCCCGAAGGGGCCGCGGTCAGCGAGGGAGACCGGATCGTCGAATTGGTGGCCGGCGGCGCGACGCTCGACCTCGAGGCACCGGTGTCGGGGTGGCTGGTGCACCAGTGCGTCGACGAGGACGCCGTGGTCGCCCCGGGGGACGTGCTGGCGGCGTTCAGGGGCGCTGCGGGGGCCGCCCCGTGACCGCTCCCGTCTCCCCCGCCGATGCGGCCGGCACCGGCCCGTGGACGGCGCGGTGGCTGGCGCTCGCCGGCGCCGTGAGCATGTTCCTCGTCCAGCCACCGGCTGATCTGTGGATGCTGGCCTGGGTGGCACCGTTCCCGTGGCTGTGGTTGGTCCGCTCCCGGGGGGCGATTCCCTGGGGCACGCTGTTCGTTGCGGGATGGCTCCACTGGATGCTCACGCTCCACTGGCTGCGGCTGCCCCATCCGGCGACGTCGCTGGGCTGGATCGCGCTGTCGGCGTATCTGGGGTGCTCGCTGCCGCTGTTCGTGGCCGCCGCCCGCCGCATGACGGGAGCCTGGGGCTGGGGGCTGGTGGTGGCAGCGCCGGTAGCCTGGGTCGGCCTCGAGCAGGCGCGCGGCTGGATCCTCGGTGGGTTCACGCTCGGGGCCCTCGGCCATACACAGTGGCGCGTCCTGCCGCTCCTCCAGGTGGCCGACCTGTTCGGTGCCTGTGGCGTCGGTGGCCTGGTGATGGCCGTCGCCGCGGCGCTGGCGACGGCGCTGCCGGCACCGCCCGGGTGCGGCTCGGCACCGCGGCACCCCGCCGGCACGCTCCGGGTGCTGGCCGGTGCCGGGACACTGCTCGGCCTGGCGATGGCCTACGGCGGGTGGCGGCTGGCGACGGAGCCGGCGGCGATCGGCGCGGCGCGGTCCTGCCTCGACGTGCTCCTCGTCCAGGGATCGATCGACACCGAGCTCAAGCACGACCCCGAAGCCGCCGGCGAGGTGCTCGAACACTACGACGGTTTGACGCGCGCGGGCCTCGCCGAAGACGACCGGCTCCCCGACCTGATCGTCTGGCCGGAGACGATGTGGCGCTACGGGCTGGTCGACATCGATCCGGCCGAACGTCTCCCCGACGCCGTCGTCGACCGCGTCCTCGGACCGGCCACGGAACCGCCATCGGCCGCGCTCGATCAGCGACGGCAGCGCGAATGCCGCGAGGCGATCGAGACCGAGCGGCGCGCGGCGCTGGCGTCCTACGCCCGGCGTTACGGGACCACGTGGCTGGTCGGGGTCGACCGCCAGGAGGTCGATCCCCGCCTCCCGGCCGGGGCCCGGTACTTCAACACCGCGGTGTGTCTCGACGGCACGGGGCGGATCCGGGCCCGGTACGACAAGATGCATCGGGTGATGTTCGGGGAATACGTCCCGCTGGCGGACCGGATCCCCTGGCTCCAGCGGCTCACCCCTCTCCCGGCTGGGCTGACGGCCGGCCGTGAGCCGGTGGCGGTCGATCTGGAGGGGTGCCGGATCGCGCCCACGATCTGTTACGAAACCACGCTCCCGGAGGCGATCCGCGCGATCGTCAACCGGCTCGCGGCCGCTGGAGGTCGCCCCGACGTGCTCGTCAACCTCACCAACGACGGCTGGTTCTGGGGGTCGAGCGAACTCGACATGCACCTCACCAGCGCCGTCTTCCGGGCGGTCGAGGTCCGGACGCCGCTGGTGGTCGCCGCCAACACCGGGTTCTCCGCGGTGATCGACGGTGCCGGCCGGATCCGGGCCCGGGGCCCGCGCCGGGCGACCGCCACCCTCCGGGCCGTGGTGGCCACCGACGGGCGTGAAAGTCCCTGGTTGACCTGGGGGAGTGTGCCGACCGGGGTGACCGTGGCGATCCTGGCAGTCGCCCTGACCGGGTGTTTCCGGGAATGGCTGCGGCGGGATCCGGCGGCGGCGCGGGAGGCTGGAACGGCGGGTCCCGGGCCGCTCCAGACGCGTTGACCCCCCGGCCGATGCACAACTATTCTCGGTTGTCAGCACGGCATGCACCGCCGCACCCGCCCCCGTGGGGTGGCCGGGCGCCCTCAGCGGGGATCCCATGAACATCATCGGCAAGATCTTCGTGTTCGCGGTGTTCGTCATGAGCTTGCTGTTCATGGCGTTCGCCGTCGCGCTTTACTCGACCCACACCAATTGGCGCGACGAGGTATTGCGCACGGCCGACCAGGCGCGGCCTGGGCAGACGGTCGGGTACAAGGTCCGGCTCGCCGAGGCCCAGAAGCAACGGGAGCAGTTGACCGCCGAGATCTCCCGGTTGACCGCCGAGGTGTCCGCCTCCGAGGCCGCCCGCGACCAGGTCGTCGCCAAGATCCAGACCGCGCTCGAGGAAAAGAACAGGGACCTCGAGAGCCTGCGCAAGGACAAGGAAGCCCGCGAGCTGGAGCGTGAGAAGGCGCAGGCGGAGCTGGTCAAGACGCGGCTCGAGCTGGAAACCGCCACCAAGGTCGTCGCCGACCTCCGCACGGAGATCCGCGACATGCAGGCCACCGTCGACGAGCACGTCGACCGTGCCGCCAAGCTCGCCGGCGAGCTCCACGAGCAGGAGTCGTTCCTGGCGATCGCCAACGAGCGCAAAGCACAGCTCGAGAAGCAGGTCGCCAATGCCCGGCTGCTGCTCCAGCAAAACGGTCTCTCGGTCGACAGCCTGCCGCGCGACAGCGTTCCGGCGATCGACGGCGTGGTGACTGCTGTCGTGGCCGACTCGGTCGAGCTTTCGCTCGGCGGTGACGATGGCCTCCAGGCCGGCCACGAGGTCGAGGTCTATCGCAACGACAAGTACCTCGGCCGGTTGCGCGTGGTGAGCGTCGAACCCGATCGCTCGGTGGCCGTCGTCGTGCCGCAGTTCGTCCGTGGCGTCATCCAGCGCGGCGACCGCGTGGCCACCCGCCTCAAGGCCTGAGCACCCGTCCGAGGGCAGGTTCGCGGGGCGATCACCAGATACCCGACGGGTCCGGAGGACCGCATGGCTGCCGATTCCCAGACCCGCCCGCCGGTCAACGTTTACACGGCGATGCTGGTCCTGAGCTTCATCGCGATCGCGGTGGGCTGCATTTTCCTGGCGCTCGACCTCAACCGGTACGGGTTCCAGGTGCAGCCCCCGGGCGACGTGAGGTCCTGACCGGTCGCAGCGTCGCTCGGCGCCGGCGTGCGGCCCCGGGGCCCGGCGGCCGACGAGCCGAGGCGTGACGCGGCCGGTGGACGCTCCCCTTCGTGGGCGCCACCGACCGCGTGACCGAGACACCGCGACGATGCTTTTTTCCTGGCTCAGGTCCCGGCGGCGTCGTGCCCTCGCCACGGTGCCGTTTCCCGCCGAGTGGGAGCGGCTCCTGGTCGCCGGCGTGCGCCAGGTGGCCTGGCTGCCGCCCGACGACGGCCAACTCCTCCGCGGCATGGTGGCGGTCCTCCTCGCCGAGAAGCGATTCGAGGGGTGCGGCGGGCTCGAAGTCGACGATGAGATCCGGGTGGTGACCGCCGGGCAGATGGCCCTGACGGCGCTGGGGCTGTCGGTCGATCTGTTCGATCGGCTCGGGTCGGTGCTCCTCTACCCGGGCGACTTCAAGGCCCCGCGCGCCGAGTCGCTCGGAAGCGGTGTCGACATCGAATGGCGCCAACCGCTCGAAGGGGAGGTCTCGACCACCGGGGCGATGGCCCTCTCCTGGCCACGCGTCCGCGCCGGGGGCCGGCTGCGCGACGGCGCCAGGGCGCTGGTGATCCACGAGACGGCGCACCTTCTCGACGGACTCGACGGGGAGATCGACGGCGCGATCACCGGGGGCGGTGGTCGCTGGGAGGAGCAGTTCGCTGTCTGCCGCGAACACTATGCGGAAGTACTCGACGAGGGGCGTGCGGTGCCGTTCGATGACTACGCCACCACCAGCCCCGCGGAGTTCTTCGCCGTCGCCAGCGAATGCTTCTTCCAGGATCCCCATCCACTGTGGCGGTTCGACCACACGCTGTACGACGTGTTGGCCATGGCGTGGCGCCAGGATCCGCGCCGCCGCGTGCCGGTCAGCGGGGGCGCTCGTCGCGGTGGCTGACCGCGGCCGCGCGGCGCTTCAGCGATCGCCCGGGGCCGCGAACGGATCCTCCTCCTCCGGTTTCGCCGGCGCGTCCTCTCCGGTCATGGCATCGTCCGGCCCGGTCTCCGGAGGCGTGTCGAACGGCGATTCGGGGGCGGGGGGCTCGGGGGTCGGGGCGGCAGGCGTCGCCGTCGGCGTCGGCAGCGCCTCGCGGGCGGCAGCCGCCCGCCGCGCGGCGGTCCCGCGCGGCGACAGCGCGACCAGCGCGCCGTCGGGGCTGGCGAGGATCAGGCGGTCAGCGACGCGGCTGGGTGCGGCCACAGAGAAGCCGCCGAGGCAGACCAGATCGCGCGGGGCGCCGGTGGCGGCATCGAGGCTCGCCAGCCGGCCGGCCCGGTCGAGGAACCAGATCCGGCCGGCGCAGGCGGCGACGATCGTGCCGGGCACGCAGGTCTCCCAGACGAGGTCGCCGGTCGCGGCCGAAAATCCGCGCATCCCCGCCTCGCCGAGCGAGACGACGACGACCTCCCCGGCGAGGAACGGACCGTCGTCCGGGGTATTGTCGAGGCGCACGTGCCAGCCGAGCCGCAGCCCGCCGCCACCGATGACCGACGAATCGATCCGCGCCAGGTCGGCGCCGGTCGTGGCGGCGAAAATCGCCTTGTCGGCGATCGCGAGCGGACCGGCCGGTGTGCTGACGAGGTCGAATTCGGCACGCTGCCAGCCCGACTGGTCCTCCTCGAGGGCGACGAGCAGGCCGTCGCGGGTGACCCAGGCGAGGCCGTCCTCGAAGGCCTGGGGGGCGAGGTCGAGGGTGCCGCCCGCCTTGAGCGACAGCGGCTCGCGCGACGCGGCGGTGTCGTTGATCTGCGTGGTGCGAGCGGGCTTCGTCTTCCCCTTGGCCTTCTCACGCTCGGCCTTGGCCGCCGCCTGGGCGGCGACGACGGAGGCCGGCTTGCCGAGCGGGTTGGCGGGGAGGCGGAGGATCGAGGAGGCCCCTTCCGGCTGGTAGACCCAATCGCCGATCACGAGCGTGCCGCCGATCGGCGACCCTTGGAGGCGGTGCTCCCAGCGGACGGCGCCGGTGCGGCGCTCGATCCCGACGATCCCCCGGCCGCCGGTGACGGCGATGAGGTCGCGGCCGATGCCCGCCGGTGGCACCGGTTGCCCGCCGGTGGCGACGTGCGCCGACCACAGCACGGCACCGCGGCACGGTTCGCCGGCGCTGCCGTCGGTCGCAGAGATCGCGTGCACGCCACCGTCGCCGGTCTGGACGACGACCAGATCGTCACCGACGACGACGTGGCTGACGCCGTACCCGGACGAATCGAACGGGACCTGGACGAGCCAATCACGTTCCAGGCCGAGACGGTCGGCGGTGAGCTCGTCGGCGAGCGTGCCCTGCAGGCAGCCGGCAGGGGCGCGGCCGGCGGCGAGCCCGAGCAGGATGACGGCCCAGGCGGCGGTATGCCTGCCACGAGCGTTGGATGTGCGGGGGCGTCGGGTCGGAGCAGGGGCGGTGGCAGGCATCAGGTGGCTCCCCAGGGAACGCTGGCAAGGGCGCACGGCGTCGGGGGCGTGGTCGTGCCCGGGTGGCGAAACACGCTCGGCCACCCATCCGCGCTCGGCGGACAGTCCACGGCTCGGGCCGTGGACCACCCGGCAAAGATAGCCCACGCGGCGCGGCCAGGCGGGCGATCCGGCCGGTAGAATGCCGGTCGTCCGTCCGCCCTCCCGACGTACGAACGACCGGGCCGGGCCGTCTCGTGGGGCCGCGGGGATGCCGCGGCAGGAGTGCACGCTGGCCACCGTTCCCGACGTCGCCGCCCGGATCCTGGGCTACCTCAACTTCAGTTCCGGAGCGTTCGATCCTGCGGTCTGGGGGGGATTGAACGATCTGTATGCGGCCGTCGAGGAAGGGGACGGCAGCGGTTCGGCGTGCGAGTCGCCGACGGCGTGGCCCGAGGTAGCGGCCCGGCTGTCACGGCGTCTCGACGACCTCGAACGCGAGGCCCCGGCGTTCCGCGACTCGACGCAGGCCCGGCGTGTGTTGCGGCTGGTGAGCGACGGCGTGCTCCCTGGGTACCGGGAATTTCACGCCGATCTGCTCGAGCACCAGCCCCCCGGGGGCCTCGAACGCCCGTACTTCGTCATGGCCGCCGTGCAGGCCGTGCTCGAGGCGGGGGGGCCATGGCCGGAGAGCGGAACCCCCGGCTGGAGCGCCGCGATCGCCGCCGCGATCGACCGTCTCAACGACTACGTCGGCTGGCGCCCGGTCGCCGTGCTCGAGAACGGGCGCCTCTCGGCTCCCTATCCCCATGAACGGGTCCGGCCGTTGCCCCTCTGGCTGCCGGGGTCCGGGGCCGCCGCCGGGCGCTACCGGACGCTCGTCGGTGCCGCGGTCGGGATCCTCGGTTCCGCCCCCTCCGCGCTCCTCGGCCAGGCCGACTTCGATCCGGGCCAGATGGAGGAGTTGGCGATCGATCCGCGCGCGTTCGACTTCCTCCATCCGGCCGCCAGCCGGCCCAACTACCTGTTCGGACTGTGGGATCCCGCCCGGATCGACGAGGCAGGGCGCTACCGGCGGATGGTGGTCCAGCAGGCGACGCTCGACGGGATCCTCTCCTGGTCGGCCGCCGGTGCCGACCACGGGCGGACCGCCGCGCAGCTCGAGGTCGAGGCCGCCGGCGTCCTCGCCGGCGTGATCCTGATGGCGGCCGGCCTGTCGGGGCACGGTCCGGCGGCGCGGCACGCGGGGATGCCGCTGGCGGAACTCCTGCCGCGGATCGCCGAGTACCGCGACGGGTTCTACCGCTGGCTCCTCGGGCAGCTTCCCGCCGACCACCGCAGCGCCCTCGACGGCGAGACGGCCCGCCTCCGGCAGCCGTTCGGCGGCGTGCGCCGGCACATCAATTCGCTGCTCGCGGGCCGGCGGGCACGGCAGGTCGAGGCAGTGGCGCTGGCGGCGGTCTTCGCGCGCCTCGGCCGGGCGACCGCGGCCGAACGGCTCACCGCCCGGGTGCCGGCGGCGTCGGCCCGGCTGCTGTCGCGGATCACGGCGTGCGTGGTGGCGGCCCAGCGCCACCTGCACGACGAAGGCGCCGGGGCGGCGGCCGCGCTCGACGACCTCGACACCGCCGTCGAGTTGCTGTTCCGTGGCGTGGCCTGCGGAGCGCTGGTCGATCCCTGGAACATCCTCGGGCTGGGCGGTCAGTTTCCCCTCCACGACCCCGGCGGCGAGAGCCTCCCCGATCCGCGCGTCGACGACCTCGTGGCAACGACCGCATCGATCCTCGAGGGGCAGGCGGCCGCCTGGCGCGCCGCCAGTGCCGCCGCCGACCGGACCACCGAGGCCCGCGCCGCCGGGGCGCTGGAACGGCTCGCGACCTGGTGGGACCGCCACGCGACCGCGACCGTATCGGGGGTCAGGCACCTCAGCGGCCGCGAGATCGTCGACGGGACCCGCGACGTGATCGCGGCGCTCGGTCGCCGCCGCCGCGCCGCACCGGCCGCACCGCCACCGGGATTCTGGCGGACCGAGATGGCCTCGTTCTCCTCGCCGCGGAGCCATGCCCAGGCCGCCGCCGAGCTGCTCGACGAACACGACCTCGACGGGGCGATGGGGTTGCTCGTCCACTGGGCGTCGCTCCTC
This is a stretch of genomic DNA from Planctomycetota bacterium. It encodes these proteins:
- a CDS encoding zinc-dependent peptidase, whose translation is MLFSWLRSRRRRALATVPFPAEWERLLVAGVRQVAWLPPDDGQLLRGMVAVLLAEKRFEGCGGLEVDDEIRVVTAGQMALTALGLSVDLFDRLGSVLLYPGDFKAPRAESLGSGVDIEWRQPLEGEVSTTGAMALSWPRVRAGGRLRDGARALVIHETAHLLDGLDGEIDGAITGGGGRWEEQFAVCREHYAEVLDEGRAVPFDDYATTSPAEFFAVASECFFQDPHPLWRFDHTLYDVLAMAWRQDPRRRVPVSGGARRGG
- a CDS encoding biotin attachment protein, whose amino-acid sequence is MDVDPAPAGTSPAEHLLVVPDLGLGDGQVLVSLWLVPEGAAVSEGDRIVELVAGGATLDLEAPVSGWLVHQCVDEDAVVAPGDVLAAFRGAAGAAP
- the lnt gene encoding apolipoprotein N-acyltransferase codes for the protein MTAPVSPADAAGTGPWTARWLALAGAVSMFLVQPPADLWMLAWVAPFPWLWLVRSRGAIPWGTLFVAGWLHWMLTLHWLRLPHPATSLGWIALSAYLGCSLPLFVAAARRMTGAWGWGLVVAAPVAWVGLEQARGWILGGFTLGALGHTQWRVLPLLQVADLFGACGVGGLVMAVAAALATALPAPPGCGSAPRHPAGTLRVLAGAGTLLGLAMAYGGWRLATEPAAIGAARSCLDVLLVQGSIDTELKHDPEAAGEVLEHYDGLTRAGLAEDDRLPDLIVWPETMWRYGLVDIDPAERLPDAVVDRVLGPATEPPSAALDQRRQRECREAIETERRAALASYARRYGTTWLVGVDRQEVDPRLPAGARYFNTAVCLDGTGRIRARYDKMHRVMFGEYVPLADRIPWLQRLTPLPAGLTAGREPVAVDLEGCRIAPTICYETTLPEAIRAIVNRLAAAGGRPDVLVNLTNDGWFWGSSELDMHLTSAVFRAVEVRTPLVVAANTGFSAVIDGAGRIRARGPRRATATLRAVVATDGRESPWLTWGSVPTGVTVAILAVALTGCFREWLRRDPAAAREAGTAGPGPLQTR